The Stegostoma tigrinum isolate sSteTig4 chromosome 41, sSteTig4.hap1, whole genome shotgun sequence genome has a window encoding:
- the si:ch211-79k12.1 gene encoding cell surface glycoprotein MUC18, giving the protein MNPSFWTFLLACICFPAIGNAKLQLAIKEPSGPIVEGNDVILQCLDDGQDMSHVKFQMYHKWLRSWLTIDTTTSFRCWYYSFNVSRVNGELLLRVKQMYKWHAGPYRCVSNGTDGQGASENVTVPLQYLNQLAISEPGSVFSRYMRDPRVVRVMRGKDVEVKCCASSSEPPVFQWKRKGNEWVYPNSNLKIVKITPEQGGLYTCKATHPSIPSLTQSKSILIEVVEEPLSSLQLSDMNLILAIAIPTGVLLLVIIGIVAYRCKAKRNEKGMKPLDNQAVKTPIWKGSDSSIPSCVTDSVPLVM; this is encoded by the exons CGAAACTGCAACTGGCTATTAAGGAACCCTCCGGACCAATCGTGGAAGGGAATGATGTAATTTTGCAGTGTTTAGACGATGGGCAAGACATGTCTCATGTCAAATTCCAGATGTATCACAAG TGGTTGCGGTCCTGGTTAACTATCGATACTACTACTTCCTTCCGTTGCTGGTACTACAGTTTTAACGTCAGCAGAGTTAATGGggaacttctgcttcgggtgaaGCAGATGTACAAATGGCATGCAGGTCCATACCGATGTGTTTCCAATGGAACTGATGGACAGGGCGCCTCTGAGAATGTGACTGTCCCTCTTCAGT ATCTCAACCAACTAGCCATCTCTGAACCCGGGAGTGTCTTTAGCCGTTACATGAGAGACCCACGAGTTGTGAGGGTGATGCGAGGAAAGGATGTTGAGGTCAAATGTTGTGCGAGCTCTTCTGAGCCCCCAGTGTTCCAGTGGAAGAGGAAG GGCAATGAGTGGGTTTACCCAAACAGCAACTTAAAGATTGTGAAGATCACCCCAGAACAAGGTGGACTATACACTTGCAAAGCTACTCACCCTTCAATCCCGAGTTTGACCCAGTCTAAATCGATTCTGATTGAGGTTGTGGAAG AACCACTGAGCTCACTACAACTGAGTGACATGAACCTGATTTTAGCGATAGCCATTCCAACTGGAGTCCTCCTCTTGGTGATCATTGGCATCGTGGCTTACAGGTGCAAAGCAAAGAGGAATGAGAAAGGAATGAAGCCTCT GGATAACCAGGCCGTCAAGACCCCTATCTGGAAGGGGAGTGACTCATCCATTCCCAGCTGTGTGACCGATTCCGTTCCTCTGGTCATGTGA